Proteins encoded by one window of Channa argus isolate prfri chromosome 1, Channa argus male v1.0, whole genome shotgun sequence:
- the lrrfip2 gene encoding leucine-rich repeat flightless-interacting protein 2 isoform X16 has protein sequence MGTQGSGRKRAPLKDRFSAEDEALSSIAREAEARLAAKRAARAEARDIRMRELERQQKEADTEKARGSSSSRASSRHRRGLDDDVMSVRSYRSDGLSTSSILKSSRSTSSVYNDLHGHKKSSSSKKDLLTGLYHDQRNYTSLTKTKPPPPPSASTYQPRATSSSSSTIGTGLSRSYSMASIYDDTGLCGSGYSSKAPSEYSWYSSGASSTHSSPVNSSDDDTVSSVSREHFNRGRRDSVSSDFSDISESAADYFSRSNRRGSIVSDLDDLSIPDLDTLDEKCDKQYSDFSRPSSRGATPGLSAATLASLGGTSSRRGSTDTGSIYDPDTSLSELKDIYELKDQIQDVEGRYMQGLKELKESLAEVEEKYKKAMVSNAQLDNDKANLIYQVDTLKDVIEEMEEQTAEMKRELEDKSKELERQKHTCTVLQHKQEELKEGIRQRDELIEESQRMQTKLDALTREVFDLQETINWKDKKIGALERQKEYFDCIRKERDELRDELADIKGKAKAGEKHGLVIIPDGTPNGDVNHEPLSSGITVVSQEAAQVLESAGEGPLDVRLRKLAEEKDELLAQIRKLKNQFEEERQKHSKMDSAYTDGERMENGTDLHIIEMQRDANRQISEYKFKLSKAEQEIGTMEQNIIRLEGQVSRYKAAADNAEKIEDELKAEKRKLQRELRTALDKIEEMEMTNNHLVKRLEKMKANRNALLAQQ, from the exons ATGGGGACCCAAGGTTCTGGTAGAAAGCGTGCCCCACTGAAAGATCGGTTCTCAGCAGAGGATGAGGCCTTGAGTAGCATTGCTAGGGAG GCGGAGGCGAGGCTGGCAGCAAAAAGGGCAGCACGGGCAGAAGCCAGGGATATTCGAATGAGGGAACTTGAACGCCAACAGAAAGAG GCTGACACAGAAAAAGCCAGAGGTTCTAGTAGTAGTAGAGCCAGCAGCCGCCATCGTCGG GGGCTGGATGATGATGTCATGTCAGTCCGCAGCTACAGG TCTGATGGCCTCTCCACTAGCTCCATCCTCAAGAGTTCCCGCTCTACT AGTTCTGTATACAATGATCTACATGGCCATAAAAAGTCTTCATCCTCGAAGAAGGACCTGCTG ACAGGATTGTACCATGATCAGAGGAACTACACCAGCCTGACGAAGACCAAACCACCTCCTCCGCCCTCCGCTTCAACCTATCAGCCTCGG GCCACCAGTTCCTCATCCTCCACCATAGGCACGGGGCTATCTCGCAGCTACAGCATG GCATCTATTTATGATGACACTGGTCTTTGCGGCTCGGGCTACAGTTCAAAAGCT CCCTCTGAATACAGCTGGTACTCCTCTGGAGCCAGCTCCACTCACAGCAGTCCTGTG AATTCTTCAGATGATGACACTGTCAGCAGCGTGTCCCGGGAACACTTCAACAGAGGACGCAGGGACAGTGTG TCATCTGACTTCTCAGATATTAGTGAGTCGGCTGCTGATTATTTCAGCCGCTCCAACCGAAGGGGCAGTATTGTGTCTGACCTTGATGATTTGAGCATTCCAGATCTGGACACT ctggatGAAAAATGTGACAAGCAGTATTCAGATTTTAGTCGG CCGTCTTCCCGTGGTGCCACCCCAGGTCTCTCAGCAGCCACTCTGGCTTCACTGGGTGGCACCTCGTCACGACGGGGCAGCACAGACACTGGGAGCATCTATGACCCTGACACAAGTCTGAGTGAACTTAAG GATATCTATGAACTAAAGGACCAGATTCAGGATGTAGAAGGGCGGTACATGCAAGGGCTTAAAGAGCTAAAG GAGTCACTTGCAGAAGTTGAGGAGAAGTATAAGAAAGCCATGGTATCAAATGCACAGCTGGACAATGACAAAGCTAACCTCATCTATCAAGTGGACACGCTGAAGGACGTCATAGAGGAAATGGAGGAACAAACAGCAGAGATGAAGAGGGAGCTGGAAGATAAGTCAAAG gaACTAGAAAGACAGAAGCACACATGTACAGTGCTGCAGCATAAACAAGAAGAACTAAAAGAGGGAATCCGCCAGAGAGATGAGCTTATAGAG GAAAGCCAGCGAATGCAGACTAAGTTAGATGCCCTCACCAGAGAGGTGTTTGACCTTCAGGAAACGATAAACTGGAAGGACAAAAAGATTGGG GCTCTAGAGAGGCAGAAAGAGTACTTTGATTGcattaggaaagagagagatgagcTCAGAGATGAGCTCGCTGACATCAAGGGGAAAGCTAAAGCAGGAGAG AAACACGGGTTGGTCATTATTCCAGATGGTACACCAAATGGAGATGTCAACCATGAGCCTCTGTCCTCAGGGATCACTGTGGTCTCCCAGGAGGCCGCCCAGGTACTGGAGTCCGCAGGAGAAGGCCCGCTGG ATGTCAGGCTACGGAAGTTGGCAGAGGAAAAGGATGAACTGTTGGCTCAGATCAGGAAGCTGAAGAATCAGTTtgaggaggagagacagaaacactCAAAGATGGACAGTGCATACACAGATGGGGAGAGGATGGAGAATGGTACAGACTTGCACATTATTGAGATGCaga GAGATGCTAACAGACAGATTAGTGAATACAAATTCAAGCTTTCTAAAGCAGAACAGGAAATTGGTACAATGGAACAAAAT ATAATCAGACTTGAAGGGCAAGTGTCCCGatacaaagcagcagcagataaTGCAGAGAAAATAGAAGACGAACTTAAAGCCGAAAAACGGAAACTGCAAAGAGAG TTACGCACAGCTCTGGATAAGATagaagagatggagatgacCAATAACCACCTAGTAAAGCGCCTGGAGAAGATGAAGGCCAACAGGAATGCCCTTCTGGCACAGCAGTGA
- the lrrfip2 gene encoding leucine-rich repeat flightless-interacting protein 2 isoform X18: protein MGTQGSGRKRAPLKDRFSAEDEALSSIAREAEARLAAKRAARAEARDIRMRELERQQKEADTEKARGSSSSRASSRHRRSDGLSTSSILKSSRSTSSVYNDLHGHKKSSSSKKDLLTGLYHDQRNYTSLTKTKPPPPPSASTYQPRATSSSSSTIGTGLSRSYSMASIYDDTGLCGSGYSSKAPSEYSWYSSGASSTHSSPVNSSDDDTVSSVSREHFNRGRRDSVSSDFSDISESAADYFSRSNRRGSIVSDLDDLSIPDLDTLDEKCDKQYSDFSRPSSRGATPGLSAATLASLGGTSSRRGSTDTGSIYDPDTSLSELKDIYELKDQIQDVEGRYMQGLKELKESLAEVEEKYKKAMVSNAQLDNDKANLIYQVDTLKDVIEEMEEQTAEMKRELEDKSKELERQKHTCTVLQHKQEELKEGIRQRDELIEESQRMQTKLDALTREVFDLQETINWKDKKIGALERQKEYFDCIRKERDELRDELADIKGKAKAGEKHGLVIIPDGTPNGDVNHEPLSSGITVVSQEAAQVLESAGEGPLDVRLRKLAEEKDELLAQIRKLKNQFEEERQKHSKMDSAYTDGERMENGTDLHIIEMQRDANRQISEYKFKLSKAEQEIGTMEQNIIRLEGQVSRYKAAADNAEKIEDELKAEKRKLQRELRTALDKIEEMEMTNNHLVKRLEKMKANRNALLAQQ from the exons ATGGGGACCCAAGGTTCTGGTAGAAAGCGTGCCCCACTGAAAGATCGGTTCTCAGCAGAGGATGAGGCCTTGAGTAGCATTGCTAGGGAG GCGGAGGCGAGGCTGGCAGCAAAAAGGGCAGCACGGGCAGAAGCCAGGGATATTCGAATGAGGGAACTTGAACGCCAACAGAAAGAG GCTGACACAGAAAAAGCCAGAGGTTCTAGTAGTAGTAGAGCCAGCAGCCGCCATCGTCGG TCTGATGGCCTCTCCACTAGCTCCATCCTCAAGAGTTCCCGCTCTACT AGTTCTGTATACAATGATCTACATGGCCATAAAAAGTCTTCATCCTCGAAGAAGGACCTGCTG ACAGGATTGTACCATGATCAGAGGAACTACACCAGCCTGACGAAGACCAAACCACCTCCTCCGCCCTCCGCTTCAACCTATCAGCCTCGG GCCACCAGTTCCTCATCCTCCACCATAGGCACGGGGCTATCTCGCAGCTACAGCATG GCATCTATTTATGATGACACTGGTCTTTGCGGCTCGGGCTACAGTTCAAAAGCT CCCTCTGAATACAGCTGGTACTCCTCTGGAGCCAGCTCCACTCACAGCAGTCCTGTG AATTCTTCAGATGATGACACTGTCAGCAGCGTGTCCCGGGAACACTTCAACAGAGGACGCAGGGACAGTGTG TCATCTGACTTCTCAGATATTAGTGAGTCGGCTGCTGATTATTTCAGCCGCTCCAACCGAAGGGGCAGTATTGTGTCTGACCTTGATGATTTGAGCATTCCAGATCTGGACACT ctggatGAAAAATGTGACAAGCAGTATTCAGATTTTAGTCGG CCGTCTTCCCGTGGTGCCACCCCAGGTCTCTCAGCAGCCACTCTGGCTTCACTGGGTGGCACCTCGTCACGACGGGGCAGCACAGACACTGGGAGCATCTATGACCCTGACACAAGTCTGAGTGAACTTAAG GATATCTATGAACTAAAGGACCAGATTCAGGATGTAGAAGGGCGGTACATGCAAGGGCTTAAAGAGCTAAAG GAGTCACTTGCAGAAGTTGAGGAGAAGTATAAGAAAGCCATGGTATCAAATGCACAGCTGGACAATGACAAAGCTAACCTCATCTATCAAGTGGACACGCTGAAGGACGTCATAGAGGAAATGGAGGAACAAACAGCAGAGATGAAGAGGGAGCTGGAAGATAAGTCAAAG gaACTAGAAAGACAGAAGCACACATGTACAGTGCTGCAGCATAAACAAGAAGAACTAAAAGAGGGAATCCGCCAGAGAGATGAGCTTATAGAG GAAAGCCAGCGAATGCAGACTAAGTTAGATGCCCTCACCAGAGAGGTGTTTGACCTTCAGGAAACGATAAACTGGAAGGACAAAAAGATTGGG GCTCTAGAGAGGCAGAAAGAGTACTTTGATTGcattaggaaagagagagatgagcTCAGAGATGAGCTCGCTGACATCAAGGGGAAAGCTAAAGCAGGAGAG AAACACGGGTTGGTCATTATTCCAGATGGTACACCAAATGGAGATGTCAACCATGAGCCTCTGTCCTCAGGGATCACTGTGGTCTCCCAGGAGGCCGCCCAGGTACTGGAGTCCGCAGGAGAAGGCCCGCTGG ATGTCAGGCTACGGAAGTTGGCAGAGGAAAAGGATGAACTGTTGGCTCAGATCAGGAAGCTGAAGAATCAGTTtgaggaggagagacagaaacactCAAAGATGGACAGTGCATACACAGATGGGGAGAGGATGGAGAATGGTACAGACTTGCACATTATTGAGATGCaga GAGATGCTAACAGACAGATTAGTGAATACAAATTCAAGCTTTCTAAAGCAGAACAGGAAATTGGTACAATGGAACAAAAT ATAATCAGACTTGAAGGGCAAGTGTCCCGatacaaagcagcagcagataaTGCAGAGAAAATAGAAGACGAACTTAAAGCCGAAAAACGGAAACTGCAAAGAGAG TTACGCACAGCTCTGGATAAGATagaagagatggagatgacCAATAACCACCTAGTAAAGCGCCTGGAGAAGATGAAGGCCAACAGGAATGCCCTTCTGGCACAGCAGTGA
- the lrrfip2 gene encoding leucine-rich repeat flightless-interacting protein 2 isoform X20 — protein sequence MGTQGSGRKRAPLKDRFSAEDEALSSIAREAEARLAAKRAARAEARDIRMRELERQQKESDGLSTSSILKSSRSTSSVYNDLHGHKKSSSSKKDLLTGLYHDQRNYTSLTKTKPPPPPSASTYQPRATSSSSSTIGTGLSRSYSMASIYDDTGLCGSGYSSKAPSEYSWYSSGASSTHSSPVNSSDDDTVSSVSREHFNRGRRDSVSSDFSDISESAADYFSRSNRRGSIVSDLDDLSIPDLDTLDEKCDKQYSDFSRPSSRGATPGLSAATLASLGGTSSRRGSTDTGSIYDPDTSLSELKDIYELKDQIQDVEGRYMQGLKELKESLAEVEEKYKKAMVSNAQLDNDKANLIYQVDTLKDVIEEMEEQTAEMKRELEDKSKELERQKHTCTVLQHKQEELKEGIRQRDELIEESQRMQTKLDALTREVFDLQETINWKDKKIGALERQKEYFDCIRKERDELRDELADIKGKAKAGEKHGLVIIPDGTPNGDVNHEPLSSGITVVSQEAAQVLESAGEGPLDVRLRKLAEEKDELLAQIRKLKNQFEEERQKHSKMDSAYTDGERMENGTDLHIIEMQRDANRQISEYKFKLSKAEQEIGTMEQNIIRLEGQVSRYKAAADNAEKIEDELKAEKRKLQRELRTALDKIEEMEMTNNHLVKRLEKMKANRNALLAQQ from the exons ATGGGGACCCAAGGTTCTGGTAGAAAGCGTGCCCCACTGAAAGATCGGTTCTCAGCAGAGGATGAGGCCTTGAGTAGCATTGCTAGGGAG GCGGAGGCGAGGCTGGCAGCAAAAAGGGCAGCACGGGCAGAAGCCAGGGATATTCGAATGAGGGAACTTGAACGCCAACAGAAAGAG TCTGATGGCCTCTCCACTAGCTCCATCCTCAAGAGTTCCCGCTCTACT AGTTCTGTATACAATGATCTACATGGCCATAAAAAGTCTTCATCCTCGAAGAAGGACCTGCTG ACAGGATTGTACCATGATCAGAGGAACTACACCAGCCTGACGAAGACCAAACCACCTCCTCCGCCCTCCGCTTCAACCTATCAGCCTCGG GCCACCAGTTCCTCATCCTCCACCATAGGCACGGGGCTATCTCGCAGCTACAGCATG GCATCTATTTATGATGACACTGGTCTTTGCGGCTCGGGCTACAGTTCAAAAGCT CCCTCTGAATACAGCTGGTACTCCTCTGGAGCCAGCTCCACTCACAGCAGTCCTGTG AATTCTTCAGATGATGACACTGTCAGCAGCGTGTCCCGGGAACACTTCAACAGAGGACGCAGGGACAGTGTG TCATCTGACTTCTCAGATATTAGTGAGTCGGCTGCTGATTATTTCAGCCGCTCCAACCGAAGGGGCAGTATTGTGTCTGACCTTGATGATTTGAGCATTCCAGATCTGGACACT ctggatGAAAAATGTGACAAGCAGTATTCAGATTTTAGTCGG CCGTCTTCCCGTGGTGCCACCCCAGGTCTCTCAGCAGCCACTCTGGCTTCACTGGGTGGCACCTCGTCACGACGGGGCAGCACAGACACTGGGAGCATCTATGACCCTGACACAAGTCTGAGTGAACTTAAG GATATCTATGAACTAAAGGACCAGATTCAGGATGTAGAAGGGCGGTACATGCAAGGGCTTAAAGAGCTAAAG GAGTCACTTGCAGAAGTTGAGGAGAAGTATAAGAAAGCCATGGTATCAAATGCACAGCTGGACAATGACAAAGCTAACCTCATCTATCAAGTGGACACGCTGAAGGACGTCATAGAGGAAATGGAGGAACAAACAGCAGAGATGAAGAGGGAGCTGGAAGATAAGTCAAAG gaACTAGAAAGACAGAAGCACACATGTACAGTGCTGCAGCATAAACAAGAAGAACTAAAAGAGGGAATCCGCCAGAGAGATGAGCTTATAGAG GAAAGCCAGCGAATGCAGACTAAGTTAGATGCCCTCACCAGAGAGGTGTTTGACCTTCAGGAAACGATAAACTGGAAGGACAAAAAGATTGGG GCTCTAGAGAGGCAGAAAGAGTACTTTGATTGcattaggaaagagagagatgagcTCAGAGATGAGCTCGCTGACATCAAGGGGAAAGCTAAAGCAGGAGAG AAACACGGGTTGGTCATTATTCCAGATGGTACACCAAATGGAGATGTCAACCATGAGCCTCTGTCCTCAGGGATCACTGTGGTCTCCCAGGAGGCCGCCCAGGTACTGGAGTCCGCAGGAGAAGGCCCGCTGG ATGTCAGGCTACGGAAGTTGGCAGAGGAAAAGGATGAACTGTTGGCTCAGATCAGGAAGCTGAAGAATCAGTTtgaggaggagagacagaaacactCAAAGATGGACAGTGCATACACAGATGGGGAGAGGATGGAGAATGGTACAGACTTGCACATTATTGAGATGCaga GAGATGCTAACAGACAGATTAGTGAATACAAATTCAAGCTTTCTAAAGCAGAACAGGAAATTGGTACAATGGAACAAAAT ATAATCAGACTTGAAGGGCAAGTGTCCCGatacaaagcagcagcagataaTGCAGAGAAAATAGAAGACGAACTTAAAGCCGAAAAACGGAAACTGCAAAGAGAG TTACGCACAGCTCTGGATAAGATagaagagatggagatgacCAATAACCACCTAGTAAAGCGCCTGGAGAAGATGAAGGCCAACAGGAATGCCCTTCTGGCACAGCAGTGA
- the lrrfip2 gene encoding leucine-rich repeat flightless-interacting protein 2 isoform X3 produces MGTQGSGRKRAPLKDRFSAEDEALSSIAREAEARLAAKRAARAEARDIRMRELERQQKELSYHSSSSSNRKWGQIHQWMADTEKARGSSSSRASSRHRRVCISPSYFLFVCLYFLSSFCFNPSVNLTSLMFLSVWFSAVTLFPHQQGLDDDVMSVRSYRSTSSAIRDLDSSKIRSSSRRKDALSDGLSTSSILKSSRSTSSVYNDLHGHKKSSSSKKDLLTGLYHDQRNYTSLTKTKPPPPPSASTYQPRATSSSSSTIGTGLSRSYSMASIYDDTGLCGSGYSSKANSSDDDTVSSVSREHFNRGRRDSVSSDFSDISESAADYFSRSNRRGSIVSDLDDLSIPDLDTLDEKCDKQYSDFSRPSSRGATPGLSAATLASLGGTSSRRGSTDTGSIYDPDTSLSELKDIYELKDQIQDVEGRYMQGLKELKESLAEVEEKYKKAMVSNAQLDNDKANLIYQVDTLKDVIEEMEEQTAEMKRELEDKSKELERQKHTCTVLQHKQEELKEGIRQRDELIEESQRMQTKLDALTREVFDLQETINWKDKKIGALERQKEYFDCIRKERDELRDELADIKGKAKAGEKHGLVIIPDGTPNGDVNHEPLSSGITVVSQEAAQVLESAGEGPLDVRLRKLAEEKDELLAQIRKLKNQFEEERQKHSKMDSAYTDGERMENGTDLHIIEMQRDANRQISEYKFKLSKAEQEIGTMEQNIIRLEGQVSRYKAAADNAEKIEDELKAEKRKLQRELRTALDKIEEMEMTNNHLVKRLEKMKANRNALLAQQ; encoded by the exons ATGGGGACCCAAGGTTCTGGTAGAAAGCGTGCCCCACTGAAAGATCGGTTCTCAGCAGAGGATGAGGCCTTGAGTAGCATTGCTAGGGAG GCGGAGGCGAGGCTGGCAGCAAAAAGGGCAGCACGGGCAGAAGCCAGGGATATTCGAATGAGGGAACTTGAACGCCAACAGAAAGAG CTCTCTTACCACTCATCCAGCAGTAGTAACAGAAAATGGGGTCAGATTCACCAATGGATG GCTGACACAGAAAAAGCCAGAGGTTCTAGTAGTAGTAGAGCCAGCAGCCGCCATCGTCGGGTCTGTATCTCCCCCTCttactttctctttgtctgtctgtatttcctttcttctttctgctttaATCCTTCAGTTAATCTCACCTCACTCATGTTCCTCTCTGTCTGGTTTTCTGCTGTGACTCTGTTTCCACATCAACAGGGGCTGGATGATGATGTCATGTCAGTCCGCAGCTACAGG TCAACGTCCTCAGCAATACGTGACTTGGATTCTAGTAAAATTCGATCCAGCTCCCGCAGAAAGGATGCCTTG TCTGATGGCCTCTCCACTAGCTCCATCCTCAAGAGTTCCCGCTCTACT AGTTCTGTATACAATGATCTACATGGCCATAAAAAGTCTTCATCCTCGAAGAAGGACCTGCTG ACAGGATTGTACCATGATCAGAGGAACTACACCAGCCTGACGAAGACCAAACCACCTCCTCCGCCCTCCGCTTCAACCTATCAGCCTCGG GCCACCAGTTCCTCATCCTCCACCATAGGCACGGGGCTATCTCGCAGCTACAGCATG GCATCTATTTATGATGACACTGGTCTTTGCGGCTCGGGCTACAGTTCAAAAGCT AATTCTTCAGATGATGACACTGTCAGCAGCGTGTCCCGGGAACACTTCAACAGAGGACGCAGGGACAGTGTG TCATCTGACTTCTCAGATATTAGTGAGTCGGCTGCTGATTATTTCAGCCGCTCCAACCGAAGGGGCAGTATTGTGTCTGACCTTGATGATTTGAGCATTCCAGATCTGGACACT ctggatGAAAAATGTGACAAGCAGTATTCAGATTTTAGTCGG CCGTCTTCCCGTGGTGCCACCCCAGGTCTCTCAGCAGCCACTCTGGCTTCACTGGGTGGCACCTCGTCACGACGGGGCAGCACAGACACTGGGAGCATCTATGACCCTGACACAAGTCTGAGTGAACTTAAG GATATCTATGAACTAAAGGACCAGATTCAGGATGTAGAAGGGCGGTACATGCAAGGGCTTAAAGAGCTAAAG GAGTCACTTGCAGAAGTTGAGGAGAAGTATAAGAAAGCCATGGTATCAAATGCACAGCTGGACAATGACAAAGCTAACCTCATCTATCAAGTGGACACGCTGAAGGACGTCATAGAGGAAATGGAGGAACAAACAGCAGAGATGAAGAGGGAGCTGGAAGATAAGTCAAAG gaACTAGAAAGACAGAAGCACACATGTACAGTGCTGCAGCATAAACAAGAAGAACTAAAAGAGGGAATCCGCCAGAGAGATGAGCTTATAGAG GAAAGCCAGCGAATGCAGACTAAGTTAGATGCCCTCACCAGAGAGGTGTTTGACCTTCAGGAAACGATAAACTGGAAGGACAAAAAGATTGGG GCTCTAGAGAGGCAGAAAGAGTACTTTGATTGcattaggaaagagagagatgagcTCAGAGATGAGCTCGCTGACATCAAGGGGAAAGCTAAAGCAGGAGAG AAACACGGGTTGGTCATTATTCCAGATGGTACACCAAATGGAGATGTCAACCATGAGCCTCTGTCCTCAGGGATCACTGTGGTCTCCCAGGAGGCCGCCCAGGTACTGGAGTCCGCAGGAGAAGGCCCGCTGG ATGTCAGGCTACGGAAGTTGGCAGAGGAAAAGGATGAACTGTTGGCTCAGATCAGGAAGCTGAAGAATCAGTTtgaggaggagagacagaaacactCAAAGATGGACAGTGCATACACAGATGGGGAGAGGATGGAGAATGGTACAGACTTGCACATTATTGAGATGCaga GAGATGCTAACAGACAGATTAGTGAATACAAATTCAAGCTTTCTAAAGCAGAACAGGAAATTGGTACAATGGAACAAAAT ATAATCAGACTTGAAGGGCAAGTGTCCCGatacaaagcagcagcagataaTGCAGAGAAAATAGAAGACGAACTTAAAGCCGAAAAACGGAAACTGCAAAGAGAG TTACGCACAGCTCTGGATAAGATagaagagatggagatgacCAATAACCACCTAGTAAAGCGCCTGGAGAAGATGAAGGCCAACAGGAATGCCCTTCTGGCACAGCAGTGA
- the lrrfip2 gene encoding leucine-rich repeat flightless-interacting protein 2 isoform X11: MGTQGSGRKRAPLKDRFSAEDEALSSIAREAEARLAAKRAARAEARDIRMRELERQQKELSYHSSSSSNRKWGQIHQWMADTEKARGSSSSRASSRHRRVCISPSYFLFVCLYFLSSFCFNPSVNLTSLMFLSVWFSAVTLFPHQQGLDDDVMSVRSYRSTSSAIRDLDSSKIRSSSRRKDALSDGLSTSSILKSSRSTSSVYNDLHGHKKSSSSKKDLLTGLYHDQRNYTSLTKTKPPPPPSASTYQPRATSSSSSTIGTGLSRSYSMASIYDDTGLCGSGYSSKAPSEYSWYSSGASSTHSSPVNSSDDDTVSSVSREHFNRGRRDSVSSDFSDISESAADYFSRSNRRGSIVSDLDDLSIPDLDTLDEKCDKQYSDFSRPSSRGATPGLSAATLASLGGTSSRRGSTDTGSIYDPDTSLSELKDIYELKDQIQDVEGRYMQGLKELKESLAEVEEKYKKAMVSNAQLDNDKANLIYQVDTLKDVIEEMEEQTAEMKRELEDKSKELERQKHTCTVLQHKQEELKEGIRQRDELIEKHGLVIIPDGTPNGDVNHEPLSSGITVVSQEAAQVLESAGEGPLDVRLRKLAEEKDELLAQIRKLKNQFEEERQKHSKMDSAYTDGERMENGTDLHIIEMQRDANRQISEYKFKLSKAEQEIGTMEQNIIRLEGQVSRYKAAADNAEKIEDELKAEKRKLQRELRTALDKIEEMEMTNNHLVKRLEKMKANRNALLAQQ; the protein is encoded by the exons ATGGGGACCCAAGGTTCTGGTAGAAAGCGTGCCCCACTGAAAGATCGGTTCTCAGCAGAGGATGAGGCCTTGAGTAGCATTGCTAGGGAG GCGGAGGCGAGGCTGGCAGCAAAAAGGGCAGCACGGGCAGAAGCCAGGGATATTCGAATGAGGGAACTTGAACGCCAACAGAAAGAG CTCTCTTACCACTCATCCAGCAGTAGTAACAGAAAATGGGGTCAGATTCACCAATGGATG GCTGACACAGAAAAAGCCAGAGGTTCTAGTAGTAGTAGAGCCAGCAGCCGCCATCGTCGGGTCTGTATCTCCCCCTCttactttctctttgtctgtctgtatttcctttcttctttctgctttaATCCTTCAGTTAATCTCACCTCACTCATGTTCCTCTCTGTCTGGTTTTCTGCTGTGACTCTGTTTCCACATCAACAGGGGCTGGATGATGATGTCATGTCAGTCCGCAGCTACAGG TCAACGTCCTCAGCAATACGTGACTTGGATTCTAGTAAAATTCGATCCAGCTCCCGCAGAAAGGATGCCTTG TCTGATGGCCTCTCCACTAGCTCCATCCTCAAGAGTTCCCGCTCTACT AGTTCTGTATACAATGATCTACATGGCCATAAAAAGTCTTCATCCTCGAAGAAGGACCTGCTG ACAGGATTGTACCATGATCAGAGGAACTACACCAGCCTGACGAAGACCAAACCACCTCCTCCGCCCTCCGCTTCAACCTATCAGCCTCGG GCCACCAGTTCCTCATCCTCCACCATAGGCACGGGGCTATCTCGCAGCTACAGCATG GCATCTATTTATGATGACACTGGTCTTTGCGGCTCGGGCTACAGTTCAAAAGCT CCCTCTGAATACAGCTGGTACTCCTCTGGAGCCAGCTCCACTCACAGCAGTCCTGTG AATTCTTCAGATGATGACACTGTCAGCAGCGTGTCCCGGGAACACTTCAACAGAGGACGCAGGGACAGTGTG TCATCTGACTTCTCAGATATTAGTGAGTCGGCTGCTGATTATTTCAGCCGCTCCAACCGAAGGGGCAGTATTGTGTCTGACCTTGATGATTTGAGCATTCCAGATCTGGACACT ctggatGAAAAATGTGACAAGCAGTATTCAGATTTTAGTCGG CCGTCTTCCCGTGGTGCCACCCCAGGTCTCTCAGCAGCCACTCTGGCTTCACTGGGTGGCACCTCGTCACGACGGGGCAGCACAGACACTGGGAGCATCTATGACCCTGACACAAGTCTGAGTGAACTTAAG GATATCTATGAACTAAAGGACCAGATTCAGGATGTAGAAGGGCGGTACATGCAAGGGCTTAAAGAGCTAAAG GAGTCACTTGCAGAAGTTGAGGAGAAGTATAAGAAAGCCATGGTATCAAATGCACAGCTGGACAATGACAAAGCTAACCTCATCTATCAAGTGGACACGCTGAAGGACGTCATAGAGGAAATGGAGGAACAAACAGCAGAGATGAAGAGGGAGCTGGAAGATAAGTCAAAG gaACTAGAAAGACAGAAGCACACATGTACAGTGCTGCAGCATAAACAAGAAGAACTAAAAGAGGGAATCCGCCAGAGAGATGAGCTTATAGAG AAACACGGGTTGGTCATTATTCCAGATGGTACACCAAATGGAGATGTCAACCATGAGCCTCTGTCCTCAGGGATCACTGTGGTCTCCCAGGAGGCCGCCCAGGTACTGGAGTCCGCAGGAGAAGGCCCGCTGG ATGTCAGGCTACGGAAGTTGGCAGAGGAAAAGGATGAACTGTTGGCTCAGATCAGGAAGCTGAAGAATCAGTTtgaggaggagagacagaaacactCAAAGATGGACAGTGCATACACAGATGGGGAGAGGATGGAGAATGGTACAGACTTGCACATTATTGAGATGCaga GAGATGCTAACAGACAGATTAGTGAATACAAATTCAAGCTTTCTAAAGCAGAACAGGAAATTGGTACAATGGAACAAAAT ATAATCAGACTTGAAGGGCAAGTGTCCCGatacaaagcagcagcagataaTGCAGAGAAAATAGAAGACGAACTTAAAGCCGAAAAACGGAAACTGCAAAGAGAG TTACGCACAGCTCTGGATAAGATagaagagatggagatgacCAATAACCACCTAGTAAAGCGCCTGGAGAAGATGAAGGCCAACAGGAATGCCCTTCTGGCACAGCAGTGA